The Carassius carassius chromosome 9, fCarCar2.1, whole genome shotgun sequence genome includes a region encoding these proteins:
- the LOC132149063 gene encoding arf-GAP with dual PH domain-containing protein 2-like, with amino-acid sequence MANREKNKKILLELAKLSQNCCCADCGAADPDWASYTLGIFVCLNCSGTHRNLPSVSRIKSIRLDFWDDELVQFMKSNGNRAAKNFYEKFVPVFYYQPQPDDCEVLREQWIRAKYERTEFTEKNSERPYTAGVYEGMLWKKGKDNGQFLERKFVLSVHDFTLKYYKEDKSKGPKATISVRDLNATFQPEKIGHAHGLQITYCVDNHTRNLFVYHKNGQEIVNWFNAIRAIRHAYLKTAFPTASDEDLIPWITRNYLKEGYMEKTGPLQREPFKKRWFILDSLDRKLLYFKTHLDAIELGVVFIGPENQGYSVRECVPKGTRGNKWKCGVIVETPDRQFVFMCEQERDRREWVEALKTVISKPMIPQDYTTEANIRRRR; translated from the exons ATGGCAAATAGGGAAAAGAACAAAAAGATACTTCTAGAGTTGGCGAAGCTGTCACAGAATTGCTGCTGTGCTGACTGTGGAGCTGCAG ATCCAGATTGGGCTTCCTACACACTGGGGATATTTGTGTGTCTAAACTGTTCTGGAACTCATCGCAATCTTCCTTCAGTTAGTCGTATCAAGTCTATACGCTTAGACTTCTGGGATGATGAGCTTGTGCAG TTCATGAAGTCCAATGGAAACCGTGCTGCCAAAAACTTCTATGAGAAATTTGTCCCAGTCTTTTATTATCAGCCCCAACCAGATGATTGCGA GGTCCTCAGAGAACAATGGATTCGAGCCAAATACGAAAGAACGGAGTTTACAGAGAAAAATTCAGAAAGACCTTACACAGCAG GTGTCTATGAGGGCATGCTGTGGAAGAAAGGAAAGGATAACGGACAGTTTCTCGAGAGGAAGTTTGTTCTTTCAGTGCACGATTTTACCCTCAAATACTACAAGGAGGAT AAATCTAAGGGACCGAAGGCTACTATTTCTGTGAGAGACCTGAATGCAACCTTCCAGCCTGAGAAGATTGGACACGCTCATGGCCTTCAGATCACCTACTGTGTGGATAATCACACCAGAAACCTTTTTGTTTACCACAAAAATGGACAG GAGATTGTCAATTGGTTTAATGCCATTAGAGCTATTCGCCATGCCTACCTGAAAACAGCCTTTCCTACAGCTAGCGATGAAGAT CTGATACCGTGGATAACCAGAAACTATTTAAAAGAGGGTTACATGGAGAAGACTGGCCCACTG CAGCGAGAGCCATTCAAGAAAAGATGGTTTATTTTGGATTCCCTGGACAGAAAACTACTCTATTTTAAAACACATCTG GATGCCATTGAACTTGGGGTAGTTTTCATTGGCCCAGAGAATCAAGGATATTCAGTGAGAGAGTGTGTCCCTAAAGGGACGAGAGGCAACAAATGGAAGTGTGGGGTAATTGTGGAGACGCCAGATCGGCAGTTCGTCTTCATGTGCGAGCAGGAGCGTGATCGGAGAGAGTGGGTGGAGGCCCTGAAAACTGTCATCTCCAAACCCATGATACCGCAAGATTACACCA CTGAAGCCAATATTCGTAGACGGAGGTGA
- the LOC132149061 gene encoding mitochondrial Rho GTPase 1-A-like isoform X2, translated as MRKDVRILLVGEPKVGKTSLIMSLVSEEFPDEVPLRAEEITIPADVTPERVPTHIVDYSAEQSDEQLYQEISKANVICIVYSVNNKKSIEKVTSHWIPLISERTDKDSRVPLILVGNKSDLVEHSSMETILPIMNQYSEIETCVECSAKNLKNISELFYYAQKAVLHPTGPLYSPEEKEMKPSCIKALTRIFTISDLDNDGILNDNELNFFQRTCFNIPLAPQALEDVKNVVRKNMSDGVKDSGLTLKGFLFLHTLFIQRGRHETTWTVLRRFGYDDDLELTQEYLFPLFKIHPDCTTELNHNAYLFLQSVFDKYDKDRDCALSPDELKDLFKVFPYMPWGPDVNNTVCTNEQGWITYQGYLSQWTLTTYLDVQRCLEYLGYLGYSIIQEQESQAVAITVTRNKRIDLQKKQTQRGVFRCNVLGARDSGKSGFLQAFLGRNLARQKRIREDRKSYYAISTTYVYGQEKYLLLHEVLPDFEFLSEADLACDVVCLVYDISNPRSFEYCAKVYKKHFLDSKTPCVIIAAKSDLHEARQYYSLSPLDFCRKHKLHPPQLFTCNTDEAPSKDIYTKLTTMAMYPHMTQADLKSSTFWLRASVGATVFAVLGFAMYKALLKQR; from the exons ATGAGAAAGGACGTGAGGATATTACTTGTCGGAGAAC CCAAAGTGGGGAAGACCTCCCTGATCATGTCACTCGTCAGTGAGGAGTTCCCTGATGAG GTTCCCCTCAGAGCTGAAGAGATCACTATTCCAGCTGATGTCACACCTGAAAGAGTGCCCACTCATATAGTGGACTATTCAG CAGAACAGTCCGATGAGCAGCTTTACCAAGAAATATCAAAG GCCAATGTTATATGCATTGTATATTCAGTAAACAACAAGAAATCAATTGAAAAG GTGACGAGTCATTGGATTCCCCTCATCAGTGAAAGAACAGATAAGGACAGCAG AGTGCCATTGATCCTGGTGGGGAATAAATCTGACCTGGTGGAGCACAGCAGCATGGAGACCATCCTGCCCATCATGAACCAGTACTCTGAGATTGAGACTTGTGTGGAG TGTTCAGCCAAAAACCTGAAGAATATCTCTGAGTTGTTCTACTACGCCCAGAAGGCTGTTCTACACCCGACAGGACCGCTGTACTCTCCAGAAGAGAAAGAG ATGAAGCCTTCTTGCATCAAAGCACTTACTCGCATTTTTACAATATCAGACCTGGACAACGATGGCATTCTAAACGATAATGAGCTTAATTTCTTCCAG AGAACTTGTTTTAACATACCCCTGGCACCTCAAGCCCTGGAGGACGTGAAGAATGTTGTGCGGAAAAATATGTCGGATGGGGTAAAAGACAGTGGCCTCACACTGAAGG GTTTCCTGTTCCTTCATACACTTTTTATTCAGAGAGGAAGGCATGAGACCACATGGACTGTTCTCAGGAGGTTTGGTTATGATGACGACCTGGAGCTGACCCAGGAATACCTGTTTCCACT GTTCAAAATACATCCAGACTGCACTACAGAGCTGAACCACAATGCCTACCTCTTCCTCCAGAGCGTCTTTGACAAGTATGACAAA GATCGAGACTGTGCTCTGTCTCCAGATGAGCTGAAGGATTTGTTCAAGGTCTTTCCCTACATGCCCTGGGGTCCTGATGTCAACAACACGGTCTGCACCAATGAGCAGGGCTGGATCACTTACCAAGGCTACCTTTCCCAGTGGAC GCTAACAACGTACCTAGATGTACAGCGATGTTTAGAGTACCTGGGTTATCTTGGTTACTCTATTATACAAGAACAGGAGTCACAGGCAGTCGCTATCACAG TCACAAGGAATAAGCGCATCGACCTGCAGAAGAAACAGACCCAGCGTGGTGTTTTCCGCTGTAATGTCCTAGGGGCGCGAGACAGCGGTAAAAGTGGCTTTCTGCAGGCTTTCCTAGGCAGGAACCTTGCG CGTCAGAAGAGGATAAGAGAAGACCGCAAGTCTTACTATGCCATCAGCACCACTTATGTTTATGGACAAGAGAAATATCTGCTT ctgCACGAGGTGCTGCCGGACTTTGAGTTCCTTTCTGAGGCTGATCTGGCTTGTGATGTTGTTTGCTTGGTGTATGACATCAGTAACCCACGGTCTTTTGAATACTGCGCTAAAGTCTACAAg aaacacttctTGGACAGCAAGACTCCCTGTGTGATTATTGCTGCCAAGTCCGACCTGCATGAAGCCCGTCAGTACTACAGTCTGTCCCCGCTGGATTTCTGTCGGAAACACAAGCTTCACCCTCCACAGCTGTTCACCTGCAACACAGACGAAGCACCCAGCAAAGACATCTATACCAAACTCACCACTATGGCCATGTATCC ACACATGACCCAAGCTGACCTGAAAAGCTCTACGTTTTGGCTGAGGGCGAGTGTCGGTGCCACAGTGTTTGCTGTTCTTGGCTTCGCCATGTACAAAGCTCTCCTCAAGCAGCGGTGA
- the LOC132149061 gene encoding mitochondrial Rho GTPase 1-A-like isoform X1: protein MRKDVRILLVGEPKVGKTSLIMSLVSEEFPDEVPLRAEEITIPADVTPERVPTHIVDYSEAEQSDEQLYQEISKANVICIVYSVNNKKSIEKVTSHWIPLISERTDKDSRVPLILVGNKSDLVEHSSMETILPIMNQYSEIETCVECSAKNLKNISELFYYAQKAVLHPTGPLYSPEEKEMKPSCIKALTRIFTISDLDNDGILNDNELNFFQRTCFNIPLAPQALEDVKNVVRKNMSDGVKDSGLTLKGFLFLHTLFIQRGRHETTWTVLRRFGYDDDLELTQEYLFPLFKIHPDCTTELNHNAYLFLQSVFDKYDKDRDCALSPDELKDLFKVFPYMPWGPDVNNTVCTNEQGWITYQGYLSQWTLTTYLDVQRCLEYLGYLGYSIIQEQESQAVAITVTRNKRIDLQKKQTQRGVFRCNVLGARDSGKSGFLQAFLGRNLARQKRIREDRKSYYAISTTYVYGQEKYLLLHEVLPDFEFLSEADLACDVVCLVYDISNPRSFEYCAKVYKKHFLDSKTPCVIIAAKSDLHEARQYYSLSPLDFCRKHKLHPPQLFTCNTDEAPSKDIYTKLTTMAMYPHMTQADLKSSTFWLRASVGATVFAVLGFAMYKALLKQR, encoded by the exons ATGAGAAAGGACGTGAGGATATTACTTGTCGGAGAAC CCAAAGTGGGGAAGACCTCCCTGATCATGTCACTCGTCAGTGAGGAGTTCCCTGATGAG GTTCCCCTCAGAGCTGAAGAGATCACTATTCCAGCTGATGTCACACCTGAAAGAGTGCCCACTCATATAGTGGACTATTCAG AAGCAGAACAGTCCGATGAGCAGCTTTACCAAGAAATATCAAAG GCCAATGTTATATGCATTGTATATTCAGTAAACAACAAGAAATCAATTGAAAAG GTGACGAGTCATTGGATTCCCCTCATCAGTGAAAGAACAGATAAGGACAGCAG AGTGCCATTGATCCTGGTGGGGAATAAATCTGACCTGGTGGAGCACAGCAGCATGGAGACCATCCTGCCCATCATGAACCAGTACTCTGAGATTGAGACTTGTGTGGAG TGTTCAGCCAAAAACCTGAAGAATATCTCTGAGTTGTTCTACTACGCCCAGAAGGCTGTTCTACACCCGACAGGACCGCTGTACTCTCCAGAAGAGAAAGAG ATGAAGCCTTCTTGCATCAAAGCACTTACTCGCATTTTTACAATATCAGACCTGGACAACGATGGCATTCTAAACGATAATGAGCTTAATTTCTTCCAG AGAACTTGTTTTAACATACCCCTGGCACCTCAAGCCCTGGAGGACGTGAAGAATGTTGTGCGGAAAAATATGTCGGATGGGGTAAAAGACAGTGGCCTCACACTGAAGG GTTTCCTGTTCCTTCATACACTTTTTATTCAGAGAGGAAGGCATGAGACCACATGGACTGTTCTCAGGAGGTTTGGTTATGATGACGACCTGGAGCTGACCCAGGAATACCTGTTTCCACT GTTCAAAATACATCCAGACTGCACTACAGAGCTGAACCACAATGCCTACCTCTTCCTCCAGAGCGTCTTTGACAAGTATGACAAA GATCGAGACTGTGCTCTGTCTCCAGATGAGCTGAAGGATTTGTTCAAGGTCTTTCCCTACATGCCCTGGGGTCCTGATGTCAACAACACGGTCTGCACCAATGAGCAGGGCTGGATCACTTACCAAGGCTACCTTTCCCAGTGGAC GCTAACAACGTACCTAGATGTACAGCGATGTTTAGAGTACCTGGGTTATCTTGGTTACTCTATTATACAAGAACAGGAGTCACAGGCAGTCGCTATCACAG TCACAAGGAATAAGCGCATCGACCTGCAGAAGAAACAGACCCAGCGTGGTGTTTTCCGCTGTAATGTCCTAGGGGCGCGAGACAGCGGTAAAAGTGGCTTTCTGCAGGCTTTCCTAGGCAGGAACCTTGCG CGTCAGAAGAGGATAAGAGAAGACCGCAAGTCTTACTATGCCATCAGCACCACTTATGTTTATGGACAAGAGAAATATCTGCTT ctgCACGAGGTGCTGCCGGACTTTGAGTTCCTTTCTGAGGCTGATCTGGCTTGTGATGTTGTTTGCTTGGTGTATGACATCAGTAACCCACGGTCTTTTGAATACTGCGCTAAAGTCTACAAg aaacacttctTGGACAGCAAGACTCCCTGTGTGATTATTGCTGCCAAGTCCGACCTGCATGAAGCCCGTCAGTACTACAGTCTGTCCCCGCTGGATTTCTGTCGGAAACACAAGCTTCACCCTCCACAGCTGTTCACCTGCAACACAGACGAAGCACCCAGCAAAGACATCTATACCAAACTCACCACTATGGCCATGTATCC ACACATGACCCAAGCTGACCTGAAAAGCTCTACGTTTTGGCTGAGGGCGAGTGTCGGTGCCACAGTGTTTGCTGTTCTTGGCTTCGCCATGTACAAAGCTCTCCTCAAGCAGCGGTGA
- the LOC132148582 gene encoding uncharacterized protein LOC132148582, whose protein sequence is MFIVKYEHFQHRKSMSMSTRGVVPAPLCQGFLKKRKDKMRLRWVTYWFRLYNTTLFFYTKKHGSALDLRGQYYIYEVQSVREVSRSENNRYLFEITMKNGKKKMLASFHAADTADVRQEWMDQLWKAMLLNNGPDRSGSITDGELVPDNNPEIPSSRSEESNNETSSTSVNSTDQESFKSFTGTSHIWDATFSSSSSR, encoded by the exons ATGTTTATTGTAAAGTATGAACACTTTCAGCATAGAAAGAGCATGAGCATGTCGACTAGAGGAGTAGTGCCGGCTCCGCTCTGCCAGGGCTTTCTGAAGAAACGGAAAGACAAAATG AGGCTTCGGTGGGTGACTTACTGGTTCAGGCTTTACAATACAACTCTTTTTTTCTACACTAAAAAACACGGGAGTGCT TTAGACCTCAGGGGCCAGTATTACATATATGAG GTTCAGTCTGTGCGGGAGGTCAGCAGATCGGAGAACAATCGCTATCTATTTGAGATCACAATGAAAAATGGGAAGAAGAAAATGCTGGCGAGTTTTCAC GCTGCAGATACAGCTGATGTCAGGCAGGAGTGGATGGACCAGCTGTGGAAAGCCATGCTGCTCAATAATGGCCCAGACAGATCTGGATCTATCACCGATGG GGAGCTGGTGCCAGATAACAACCCTGAAATTCCTTCTAGCCGGAGTGAAGAATCAAATAATGAGACCAGCAGCACTTCAGTGAACAGCACGGATCAAGAGTCATTCAAGTCCTTCACTGGTACATCCCACATTTGGGATGCGACTTTCTCCAGTTCTTCCTCCCGTTGA